Proteins from one Malaya genurostris strain Urasoe2022 chromosome 2, Malgen_1.1, whole genome shotgun sequence genomic window:
- the LOC131432223 gene encoding uncharacterized protein LOC131432223 has protein sequence MARASADRPPWMTKEYFEDVVATKFGLSADKFNISDLIVQAATEAGDNFISKLYRVTVEVRFEDGKTQTLPLIVKALGNFGMAEEMIQMMNVFPKEIEVYSKLIPGFEQLYAAKGIQVTFGPKCWKHSNEPTDILVMEDLNEKQFKMVNRREQLDQTHTKVFLKKLAQFHAGSAMYYELNGKYSDKFKEGMYSERSEPMFAEHSKTQMETVTKVVRTWPNGDFYADLMVDGGVSMFRELLNVTRPSANGFNVLNHGDTWCNNMMFRYNADNSIDELILIDFQMGLWSSPVIDLLYFIFSSVRGEDRFLHLDGMISFYHQHLIENLELLGYSKRVPTLKELHLEFNDRIIYGYATSMGLLPICLMEKNENASIDTLLSAGEAGQMFREKMYGNPAFVKQMKDILPYMLDHGAFDVRHCGYQSPSGIVSDFLTLPGWLRKEFFGEVVEKKLQLQRDQFSIRQVSVEIATQKGDNYGSVMYRAKLEVDNKVMSSVDTFSVVVKTRPTGLADDFCQQLNPFDKEIEMYTRIIPAFEELYEKKGLSVELGPRCLKVCKSIPNDIIVMEDLRSINYRVANRLDGLDSNQVESILELLAKFHAASAVYAEQHGGYSNLFNEGLFSRGNLPVMEFMFTPAYDACIETLKAHSFAKDCINDLQKLRPVAFSRTLDCLAVDHTGFNVLNHGDFWANNIMFQYENQHILKQSRLIDFQVCFFGSPVLDLNYFLFSSVKPDIKLSKLNYFIRYYHEKLIDNLVLLDYGKWLPTLKQLQFDFYDRLVYGASTIFGVMALCFMDSSDEPSFEVLHQNDEAGRQFRKRMYGNDRYIKAMESLLPFLAKKGVFKPEAEICSFARKQS, from the exons ATGGCACGAGCCTCCGCTGATAGACCTCCGTGGATGACAAAGGAATATTTTGAAGACGTGGTGGCCACCAAATTTGGACTGAGTGCAGATAAGTTCAACATATCAGATCTTATCGTTCAAGCTGCCACCGAGGCAGGTGATAATTTCATTTCAAAGCTCTATCGCGTAACGGTTGAAGTTAGGTTTGAGGATGGAAAAACGCAAACATTACCACTGATTGTCAAAGCACTCGGCAATTTTGGTATGGCCGAGGAGATGATTCAGATGATGAACGTATTTCCTAAGGAGATTGAGGTTTACTCGAAACTAATCCCTGGCTTTGAGCAGCTGTACGCTGCCAAGGGCATCCAGGTGACATTTGGACCAAAATGCTGGAAACACAGCAACGAACCAACCGATATATTGGTGATGGAGgatttgaatgaaaaacaatttaaaatggTTAACCGCCGGGAGCAATTGGATCAAACCCATACGAAAGTATTCTTGAAAAAGTTGGCCCAATTTCATGCGGGTTCCGCAATGTATTATGAACTGAACGGAAAATACAGTGACAAATTCAAGGAAGGAATGTACTCGGAACGATCCGAACCAATGTTTGCAGAGCATTCCAAAACGCAGATGGAAACCGTAACCAAAGTTGTTCGCACATGGCCAAATGGTGACTTTTATGCTGATTTGATG GTGGATGGCGGTGTTTCGATGTTCCGTGAGCTGCTCAATGTAACTCGACCCTCGGCCAACGGATTCAATGTGCTGAATCACGGTGACACATGGTGCAACAATATGATGTTCCGATATAATGCTGATAACTCTATCGACGAATTGATACTA ATAGACTTCCAGATGGGACTCTGGTCATCACCGGTAATCGACCTgctgtattttattttttcttctgtcAGAGGAGAAGACCGATTCCTCCATTTAGATGGTATGATTTCGTTCTACCATCAGCACTTGATTGAAAATCTTGAACTGCTTGGTTATTCTAAACGAGTTCCGACACTGAAAGAACTGCACCTGGAATTCAACGATCGCATCATTTATGGCTACGCCACTAGTATGGGACTGTTGCCAATCTGTCTGATGGAGAAAAATGAAAATGCTTCCATCGATACGCTGTTGTCAGCGGGTGAGGCCGGTCAGATGTTTCGGGAAAAAATGTACGGAAACCCGGCCTTCGTCAAACAGATGAAGGACATTTTGCCTTACATGCTCGATCACGGAGCGTTCGATGTGCGACACTGTGGTTATCAATCTCCCAGTGGCATAGTTAGTGATTTCCTGACTCTGCCAGGATGGTTGCGCAAGGAGTTCTTCGGTGAAGTTGTTGAGAAGAAACTTCAGCTACAGCGAGATCAATTCAGTATTCGTCAAGTGTCGGTTGAAATTGCTACCCAGAAAGGCGACAACTACGGATCGGTCATGTATCGAGCCAAACTGGAAGTAGATAACAAAGTAATGTCATCAGTAGACACATTTTCTGTTGTTGTGAAAACTCGTCCTACTGGTTTGGCTGACGATTTCTGCCAACAACTGAATCCGTTCGATAAAGAAATTGAAATGTACACCCGAATTATTCCAGCCTTTGAGGAATTGTACGAAAAGAAGGGGCTAAGTGTTGAGCTGGGACCTCGTTGTCTGAAAGTTTGCAAATCTATTCCCAATGACATAATCGTGATGGAAGACCTTCGCAGTATCAACTATAGAGTAGCAAATCGACTGGACGGGCTCGACTCAAATCAAGTGGAGTCTATTCTTGAACTTCTAGCAAAGTTTCATGCCGCATCAGCTGTCTATGCAGAGCAGCATGGTGGTTACTCCAACTTATTCAATGAGGGGTTGTTTAGTAGGGGAAATCTTCCCGTGATGGAATTTATGTTCACTCCAGCCTACGATGCATGCATTGAAACTCTTAAAGCGCACTCGTTTGCAAAGGATTGCATAAATGATCTTCAAAAGCTACGACCGGTTGCATTTAGCCGAACTTTGGATTGCCTTGCAGTTGACCACACTGGATTCAATGTTCTGAACCATGGAGACTTTTGGGCCAATAATATTATGTTCCAGTATGAAAATCAGCACATCTTGAAGCAGAGTAGATTAATAGACTTTCAAGTCTGTTTCTTCGGATCACCGGtacttgatttaaactatttcctGTTTTCATCAGTCAAGCCCGATATCAAGCTATCGAAACTGAATTATTTCATCCGTTACTACCACGAAAAACTCATTGACAACTTGGTGTTGCTTGACTATGGAAAATGGCTCCCTACATTGAAGCAACTGCAATTCGATTTTTACGACAGACTTGTCTACG GTGCATCAACAATTTTTGGCGTTATGGCCCTATGTTTTATGGATTCTTCCGATGAACCAAGTTTTGAGGTTTTGCACCAAAACGATGAAGCTGGTAGACAATTCCGGAAACGCATGTATGGTAATGATCGCTACATTAAGGCGATGGAGAGCCTGTTACCGTTTTTAGCGAAAAAGGGGGTGTTCAAGCCGGAGGCAGAAATATGTAGTTTTGCACGAAAACAGtcgtaa
- the LOC131430350 gene encoding uncharacterized protein LOC131430350 isoform X2 — MAPEEIADLLPVAASQRLLLELIRAELKTDDHTLEITAGSQKGDNYSCLIYRAQATCRRSGKQVNIIAKLPPQNEARRNQFFVRPCFEREISVYEEIFPMMREFYRSKGLNREDSFHQVPHCLKSSFVDREEAIFMRDLKAVGFQMVDRHRDMSLEHYQLMLKALARLHATSFALKDQQPARFERFRSMKEILAIPEAHAVMGPWYSQMAARTMELLDEQKEPEVYQKTKKVLTLSWPELARDLLNGQNAEPYAVIAHGDCWHNNLLYRYEDGNAVDIRLLDWQCCRYASPVVDLMYFIFIASSKTFRDRHYDQLLDFYHRTLTDFMRRLGSDPERLFPRKAFDQQLLRFGRIGLIMATIGLPIINTKNEDVPDLEKWAEQVETGFDVSKSFGSGGMEAIYRQNMTDCCRDMH, encoded by the exons atgGCACCGGAGGAAATTGCTGATCTGCTTCCTGTGGCCGCTAGCCAACGGTTGCTACTGGAATTGATAAGAGCTGAGCTGAAAACGGACGATCACACACTGGAAATCACGGCCGGTTCCCAGAAAGGTGACAACTACAGTTGTTTGATCTACCGAGCCCAGGCCACTTGCAGGCGATCAGGTAAACAGGTCAACATTATAGCAAAACTTCCGCCACAAAATGAAGCACGCCGAAATCAGTTCTTCGTACGTCCCTGCTTCGAACGGGAGATCAgcgtttacgaagagatttttcCCATGATGAGGGAATTTTATCGTTCGAAAGGGTTAAACCGGGAAGATTCGTTCCATCAGGTTCCGCACTGCCTGAAAAGTAGTTTCGTTGACCGTGAGGAAGCTATTTTTATGCGGGATTTGAAAGCTGTCGGATTTCAAATGGTCGATCGTCACCGGGACATGAGTTTGGAGCATTATCAGCTGATGTTGAAGGCTTTGGCTCGTCTGCATGCGACTTCGTTTGCTCTGAAGGATCAGCAGCCGGCGAGGTTCGAGCGATTCAGAAGTATGAAGGAAATTTTGGCTATCCCGGAGGCTCATGCAGTGATGGGACCGTGGTACTCTCAGATGGCCGCCAGAACCATGGAACTTTTGGATGAACAGAAGGAACCTGAAGTTTATCAGAAAACCAAAAAGGTATTGACTCTTTCGTGGCCGGAATTGGCACGCGATTTACTCAACGGCCAGAATGCCGAACCGTACGCGGTTATTGCACATGGCGATTGTTGGCATAATAATCTACTTTACAGATATGAG GATGGTAACGCAGTTGACATCCGCCTGTTGGACTGGCAATGCTGTCGATATGCCTCACCGGTTGTGGATCTAATGTACTTTATATTCATTGCTTCCAGTAAAACCTTCCGAGACCGACACTACGACCAGTTGTTGGACTTCTACCATCGCACCCTGACGGATTTTATGCGACGGCTTGGATCCGATCCGGAGCGTCTATTTCCTCGGAAGGCATTCGACCAGCAGCTGCTCCGTTTCGGTCGCATTGGCCTGATTATGGCCACCATAGGGCTCCCAATCATAAACACCAAGAACGAAGATGTGCCCGATTTGGAAAAATGGGCTGAACAAGTTGAGACCGGATTCGATGTAAGCAAAAGCTTCGGTTCTGGTGGCATGGAGGCAATCTACCGACAAAACATGACGGACTGCTGTCGGGACATG